GCCTTCGTGAAGATCTTCCAGTAGGGGATGATCGTGATGACGACTGACACCAGCACGATCAGCATCACCATCAGGAAGATGAAAAAACTCGCGCCCGCGGAGAGATGGTTGGGGTACATGGCCAGACAGCATAGCAGAGGCCGCCCGGCTGCCGGTAGCGAAAATCAGGAGCCGATGAAGCGAGCGTAGAGACTGCGGGCGAGGCCGACGTCGGTGGTTCCCTGGATGATGGCGCGGCCATCCTGAAAAACGGTGAGGGTGTGCTCGCCCCGCTGGAAGCGAAGGAGCATGCTGTTGCTGCGGACGTCTCCGTGAGGGCGAAGGCGGGCGGCCAGCTCGGCGAAGTCGACGGGGCGGGCGTGCTCGTGGATCTGGACGGAGTTGCGGCCGCAGAGGGTGATGTGGGGGCGGCCCTCGCCGCGCAGGTGGCGGAAGTCTCGCGCGCCGCAGACCTGACAACCGGGATGGGGGCGGGCGGTTTTGACTTCGGACCACTCGTTGGTCCACTGGTCGATGGAAAGCAGGCTGCGGCGCATGCGTTCGGGCTGGCCGGTGAGGAACTTGAGCGCCTCGGCAACCTCGATGGAAGCAGCCATGTTGACGGCGGTGTTGAGGATGCCGGCGGTGTCGCAGGTTTCGACGGTGCCGCCGGGAGCCTCAGGAAAGATGCAGGCAAGGCAGGCGGTCTGGCCGGGCAGAATGTTCATGGTGACGGCGTAGGCACCGACGGCGGCGGCGTAGATCCAGGGCTTGTGCTGCTCGATGGCGTAGTCGTTGAGCAGGTAGCGGGTCTCAAAATTGTCAGTCGCGTCGAGGACGAGTTGGGCGTCGCCGAGCAGCGCGTGGATGTTGCCGGGGGCGAGGTCGGCGACATGGGATTGGACTTGGATCTGGCTATTGAAGAGCGCAATTTTGCGGCGTGCGGCCTCGGCTTTGGGCAGGGCTTCGCGGGCGTCGGCCTCATCAAAGAGAACCTGGCGCTGGAGATTGCTTTCTTCGACGAAATCGCGGTCAATCAGGGTGAGGCGGCCGACGCCGGCGCGGGCCAGCAGGCTGGCGGCGGCGGCTCCGGTGGCTCCAACGCCAACGAGCGCGACATGGGACTCGCCGATGCGCTGCTGGCCGTGGGGGCCAATACCGGCAAAAAGGACCTGACGGGAATAACGCTCGGCAGCCGTGGAAGGAGAAGTAGGCATCGATATTTAGTATAGGGATTGAGCGGAAAACCGCCTGGGCGGAAACGGAGAGGACGGGTGCATCTTTCGCCGCATCAGAGTCTTTGAACGCATTTACACTTTCGGCTGAGGATGGCTTGGATTTTTGTAAAACACTGATGGCCCACGGCATGCGCACACGACTGGCGAGAATGACGTTGGTTGTGCTGGCTTGCGCGCTGCCGGGCGTGGGACAGACCACGCCGCCGGCTCCGGCCCAGACGGCGCATACTCAAACTGCCCAGCCGCAACCCGAGGCTGCGAAGCGGCCGACCGCGTCGCCTGGGCCGCCCGGAGCGGCGGCGAGCCCTGCCGTGGCGAAGATCTCCGACGCAGAAGTGCAGCCGGTTCCGGCCGGAACGACGCCCAAGCTGGCGCATTGGGCGGGGCTGGAAGTGACGGCCATTGAATTCAAAGGGGTGAACCCCAAACGGCTGGCTCCCCTGCCCTCGCAACTGCCGCAGCAGGCGCATACGAAGCTGAATCCGCTGCAGGTGCAGGCCAGTTTGCGGCGGCTGTTTGCCACGGGACTCTACAAAGACATTGTGGTGGAGGGCGTGCGGCACGGAAACCAGGTGACGCTGATTTTCTCTGGCGAGCCGACGACCTTTCTGGGCCGCGTGACGGTACACGGCATCAAGAACACGACGCTCCATAACCGGATTGCTTATGCGCCGGGGCTGATTCCGGGCACACCTTTTGATGATGCGAAGCTGAGCGACGCGGCAGGCGACTTGAAGCAGGCGCTTCAGCAGAATGGCTTCTATGAGGGAAAGGTTTTTGAGCGCACGACGCCGCCGGACGCCAACGCACTGACGGATGTTGACTTTTATATCGAACTGCGCAA
The DNA window shown above is from Acidobacterium capsulatum ATCC 51196 and carries:
- a CDS encoding ThiF family adenylyltransferase translates to MPTSPSTAAERYSRQVLFAGIGPHGQQRIGESHVALVGVGATGAAAASLLARAGVGRLTLIDRDFVEESNLQRQVLFDEADAREALPKAEAARRKIALFNSQIQVQSHVADLAPGNIHALLGDAQLVLDATDNFETRYLLNDYAIEQHKPWIYAAAVGAYAVTMNILPGQTACLACIFPEAPGGTVETCDTAGILNTAVNMAASIEVAEALKFLTGQPERMRRSLLSIDQWTNEWSEVKTARPHPGCQVCGARDFRHLRGEGRPHITLCGRNSVQIHEHARPVDFAELAARLRPHGDVRSNSMLLRFQRGEHTLTVFQDGRAIIQGTTDVGLARSLYARFIGS